One genomic region from archaeon BMS3Bbin15 encodes:
- a CDS encoding cell division protein FtsZ: MKCMLIGLGQAGGKITDRFMEYDKGSRATSIYMGVAVNSARVDLVGLKNIPEQNRVLIGETIVKGHGVGADNRLGAEIARKDMDRIMNTIAQAGTENVDAFVIVSSMGGGTGSGSAPIVAKYLKKTYSENVYIIGVLPADNEGGIYLLNAARSLKTLSKYADALILVDNGVFLNPGESLKEAYSRINNEIVKRFDVLFRAGEIVSPDHVPELVVDASEIANTINGMEICTIGYASEKLPRKNILGLSSLLGKKTEAKQDKASRVLQLVTGAVKSHLLLPCDFRYVRKALVVIAGPPEELSRVGMENSKEWLETTIKGKEVRGGDYPAPGSDYIAVCVLISGLTGSKKINDLFERAKDMQEIIAKGMTEEEYERLKQTAQLMGDIDFLPLDED; the protein is encoded by the coding sequence ATGAAATGTATGCTCATCGGTTTAGGTCAGGCTGGAGGCAAAATTACAGATAGGTTTATGGAATATGATAAGGGAAGTAGAGCAACAAGTATTTACATGGGAGTAGCAGTCAACTCAGCAAGAGTTGACCTTGTTGGGCTGAAGAATATTCCAGAGCAAAATAGAGTGCTCATAGGTGAGACTATTGTAAAAGGACATGGTGTTGGCGCAGACAACCGTCTTGGTGCTGAAATTGCCAGAAAAGACATGGACAGGATAATGAACACAATAGCTCAGGCAGGTACAGAAAATGTGGACGCATTTGTAATTGTCTCTTCCATGGGGGGCGGTACAGGGTCAGGCTCTGCACCAATTGTAGCGAAATATCTTAAAAAGACCTATTCTGAGAATGTATATATCATTGGTGTTCTGCCTGCTGACAATGAAGGTGGAATTTATCTTCTAAATGCTGCCAGAAGCCTCAAAACTCTTTCCAAATATGCTGATGCTCTGATTCTCGTGGATAATGGAGTCTTCCTCAATCCCGGAGAGAGTCTCAAGGAAGCCTACTCAAGAATAAACAATGAAATTGTGAAGCGCTTTGATGTGCTCTTCAGGGCAGGAGAAATAGTATCACCAGACCATGTTCCAGAGCTTGTTGTTGATGCCAGCGAAATAGCAAATACTATAAATGGCATGGAAATCTGCACAATAGGATATGCCTCAGAAAAGCTACCAAGAAAGAACATTCTGGGCTTATCATCATTACTTGGAAAGAAAACCGAAGCTAAACAGGACAAAGCTTCAAGAGTGCTCCAGCTTGTGACAGGTGCTGTAAAATCCCATCTTCTCTTACCATGCGACTTCAGATACGTCAGGAAGGCTCTTGTTGTTATAGCCGGCCCTCCTGAAGAGCTATCCAGAGTTGGTATGGAGAACTCCAAGGAATGGCTTGAAACCACTATAAAGGGTAAAGAAGTAAGAGGTGGTGATTACCCTGCACCTGGAAGTGACTATATTGCTGTCTGTGTCCTTATTTCAGGTCTCACAGGCTCTAAAAAGATAAATGACCTCTTCGAGAGAGCAAAAGATATGCAGGAAATTATAGCAAAAGGTATGACAGAGGA